The Hippopotamus amphibius kiboko isolate mHipAmp2 chromosome 3, mHipAmp2.hap2, whole genome shotgun sequence genomic interval CCTTTGTTGTCTTTCTCCCTTGTCTGGCTCCCACCTGCCTCGGGACCATTGAACATGCTGTCCCCTCTCCTCAGAAGGTACCTTCTCCTCCTGACACCCCTTCAGAGCCCCCAGGACATCTTCCTCGCAGCCCTACCCCAGACAGCCTCTGGAGGTGGGACCCCTCTGCTGGCACGTCCTGGGGGTCCCTGTGGAGGACCGAGTgtccagggagagagaggggtgcAGAGAACACCATCTGGGATGAGGAGCAGGGGTGGTCCTGGTGTGTCCAGAAGGTGGGGCTCTCCTCCCTGAGGATCGCCCACCCAGGCaccctggggaatctgaccaggtATCAGGCTCCAGGCCCTGGATccgggagggctgggaggaggcccTGGCCCTGTGCTGGGAGCAGCCAGGCCCCGGCCAGGTCCCCACAAGGTGACCGCCTGGCTCCCCTGTCCACTCAGGTGTGGGCCGGGCACTAAGCCCTGGACTCCAGCCACTCTGAGGTCTGCCCTCGCACCGCCAGCCACCGTCGAGGACGCCATGAGCCAATCAGGGTCTGTGAGCTGTTGCCCGGGTGCTGCCAAgtgagcccccacccccacccactcactcccaccacccccacccagccagcAGTCCCCAGGGAGGGGTGTGGCATGGGCTCCGCCCtcaccagcccctcccctgcagtggcagcctGGGCCGGTCTGACGGTGTGGCCAAGATGAGTGCCAAGGACCTGTTTGGTGAGTGAGGTGTGAGAACTAGAGGCCCGTGGGGGACAGCTCAGTTGGGAGGGTCTCGCCTATGCCCTTCCCCAGGGCTGTGCCAGGACCCCACCCGAGGAGATGCAGGTCAGCCCTGGGCGCCCAGAGGAGGCCCCTGGACCCTAATCAACCAACGGGTGCTCAGGTCCCTCCCCAGACTCTGGCCACTGAAGGGCTCCCCGCAGCGGGCGTAAGGGGAGAGGCCTCACTAATAATTGAGGAGCATCAATATCAGATTCTCTGCTCTTCTCCGCCACCCGATCCTCGGGGCGGGGGGCTTCTGCCGACCTGAGTGCCAGGTGTCTGCTCTGGGTGGGCGGGGCCTGGctggcccccacctcccccagctctgACCCTCCCCCAGCCACAGAGCACCTTGACCGAAAAGCAAGGAGCCCCAGGGAGGGGCACGGAGAGGCAGGAAGATGGTAGCTGGCAGCTCTTGGAGTTGGGGGACGCCCTGGACCAGACCCCTCCCCAGGAAGGTGGGCAGGGGGCCTCcgtgggaggaggctgggcctcCAGCACCCACTCCAGGACAGACCTCAGGCACAGTTGTGCCACTGCCAGCccctggggacagagggaggtCCGTGTTCTGCCTGGAGGGGCCTTCCCTCTGTTCCCTGCCTTCGTGTCCTTCCTGGTGGCAACAAGGGGCCCACAGAGCAGCTCTCCTCTCCTGTGCTCTGCCCTCCCTGCGGCCCCACCTGGGGGTCCCGCCCTCAGGGGTGAGTGATGGTATCTCCTTGTTCAGAGCAGAGGAAGAAGTACTCCAACTCCAACGTCATCATGCATGAGACTTCCCAGTACCACGTGCAGGTGagccccccaccctgcagggcaTGCCCATCCTCTGTGCTCCGGGGTCCCTGGgctgtggggaaactgaggcctggggagaTGTGGTCCCGCAGCAGGCAGCCTGTTCTGGGCTCCCGCCTGGTGCTGAGCCTCCCTCCAGTCCTGGAGAGCACATGGTCTGAGGGGCACAGGAGCCCTGGAGCTACTTTGGGGAGACGGATGCCAGGGGCAACAACAGGCAGGTGAAGACCAGCTCTGGGTGCCCCCAGCAGCCTTCAGACGGGAAGACCCAGTGGGAGGGAAACTGTCATCCTGCCCCACAACAGGGAACTAGAttaggagggaggagatggagcaGATGCCCTTTTCTGAGCTCCTGTAGGGACAGCCTCCATGGCTAATCCCACGATGCCTGGACAGCTGAGATGGGCAGCTGTGCTCTAGATGAGCCACCAGCGCAGGAGGCCTTTGCTCCTGGGTCACTTTTAATTCACACTTAGAACTCAGgagatgtgtttttttaaatgaccttcCTGCTCCTGGCAGCCAGCCAAGTTCCTGGTTCCTGGTCATCGTCCAAACTGGCAGGACAACAGGGCTGGGAACAGCTGATGTGAGAAGAAGATGGGGTTCTCAGGATCAGGAAGGTGGGGCCCTGGACCAGGAAGGTGGGGGGGTCTGGACCAGGAAGGTGAGGGGCCCGGACCAGGAAGGTGAGGGGCCCTGCATCAGGAAGTGGGGAGCCCTGGGCCAAGAAGGTAAGAACTTCCCTCCCCATAGAACCCTCCATGCCCACAGAGGCCAGGTGAGTCACtgcttcctgagcctcagtttactcacctgAGACATGGGCGTTCCTAGGGCTCTTGCGTTGGGCTGTGCTGGTGATTAGCCCTCCCTGCCAGcctgggcaggtgggggctggttTGTGCGGCCAGCTCATGACTGTTGGCTTGGTGACCAAGGGCAGCTCTGCCCCCACTCTGCAGGAGGGACTTTGCCCTCCTTGGTCAGGAGCCACCTGTGCCACCGGGGCCTCCCAGCCCTTCTGCTAGACTTCGGTCCAAGCTAGCCTGTGGAAGGACCCTGGCCCGGGGGCACCTCTCCTGCCTGCCCAGCAGCAGACAAGGCTAGGGAAGTGGATGGGTTTGCTGACCCctcccaggtgaggaaactgaggccaaaagaGAGGGTGAGAGGTGGGGCACGATCAGACCCACCTTCGCAGCGGGCCAGGGCGAAGGGCGGTGGGGGGGGACCGAAGccttgtggggtttttgttttcttttttctaaattaaccTACAGTGAAGTTGATACTGAGGAGGGGGGTGTGAGGTTCACCACCACTCCCATCAAGACACAGAACTGCTCCTTCAACCCCAAAACTCGCATGTGCGGACCCCATGTGGTTGCAACGCCCCTTCCCAACTTCTGGCGACACTGCTCTGTCCTCCATTCCTAcggttttcctttttgaaaatccCCTAAAAATGATTTCTTATCGTTTGTAACCATCTTTGCACTTCTGCTTTGCGAACTTACTTCAAAAACACGCTGTGTGTAGAGAATAGTTCTCCAGGGCACTAGGGGACACTGTAGGGGACATTTCCTCCAGCCACACTTGGCCCCTGACCCTCCGTGTGGCACTACCTGTGTCCACACACTAATGTACATGCTTCTCGTTGAACAGTAGGGGGTCCTCCACATTCAGGTAAAGGTACGTGGATGAGAAACATCTTCTCCCAGCCTGGCTTGTTGACGCACATGCATAAGTTGTGTGAGCAAGCAGAAATgcttaattttgatgatgtccagtCACATCCATTTTTTCTTGCATGGTGAGGGCTTTTGGGGGTTTGAGAAATCTTACTTATTTCAGTCATTTCTTGACCCAAAGCTCTGAagatttcttcctttgttttcctctagataCTTTGTAGTTTAGGCTGTTACATGTAGGTCTGTAATCCAATTTCAGTTCATTTTTGGGTGTGAGACTCAAAGCTAACTTTCCCTGTAGGGATGTGCAGCTAtagggaaaagatttttttctccctcattgaATTACTTCAGTTCCTTCATCACAGATCAGCTAGTTGGATCTGGAGGGGTCTGTTCCTGGACTCTCTCTGTTTCATACACTTTCACCTTTTTGTAGCTTACTAGCTATCTTGAAATCAggcaattttgttctttttctttaagatttttcttgacTGTTCTACATTTGCATTAAGATTTACTTGAACTGTTCTTGCATTTCCATTTTAGGATCAGATTGTCCATTTCCACCTCCCCAAGAAGCCTGCtagaattttgatttgcattgagTCAAGCCTATGGATCAGTTTAGGGAGActtgacatcttaacaatgttgagtctttcccatccatgaacatggtaccTCTTCATTTATTAGGTCTTCTCTATTTTATctcagattgtgtgtgtgtttgtgtgtgattgCACTGTAGAGGTCTCACCAATTTTTGTTCAGATATTCCTTAGGTGTTTGgtttttatataattaatttatttatttattggctgtgttgggtcttcattgctacacgtgggctttctctagttgcggcgagtggggctactctttgttgcagtgcgcgggcttctcattgcggttgcttctcttgtagcagagcatgggctctaggcacgtggacttcagtagttgcagcacatggctcaatagttgtgactcaagggctctaaagcgcaggctcagtagttgtggcgcacaggcttagttgctctgcggcatgtgggatcttcctggcacagggatcaaacccgtgtctcctgcaccaccagggaagccccaaatgtATTTACTATTGTTAATGTAATGAATcctgctgattttttaaaatgttgaaccaACTTTGCATTTCTAGGATAAACTTCATTTATtaatggtttattatttttttgtgtgttgacaggattaatttgctaatattttgttaagtatttttttggatttgtatttATTAGAACATtggtctatatatatatatacacatttttttttttggccgcatttggtctgtgttgctgcacatgcaggcttttctctagttgtggaaagcagaGGCTACCCTTTGTTTCAgcgcaggggcttctcattgcggtggtttctcttgttgcagagcacgggctctaggcatgcaggcttcagtagttgtggcatgtaggctcagtagttgtggcacatgggcctagttgctccaaggcatgtgggatcttcccggacggctcgaactcgtgtcccctgcattggcaggtgaattcttaaccactgcaccaccaaagaagtccctatAATGTTCTTTTCCTGCAATGCCCTTggcaggttttggtatcagagttatgttggccttataaaatgagtagAGAAATGTTCCTACTCCTCTAGTCTTCAGAAAGAGTTTATGGAAGATTGTTGTGATTTCTTCCTAAAGTATTTGCTAGGATTCACCTGTGAGGCCCTGAATGTCgggttttctttgtgggaaggtctCTTTTATTATGAATTAACTTTTATGCCTGTACAGTCTGCAGTGATGTCCCCTCATTCCTTCTGGTCATTGACcatttgtgttttctccatttttctcttaatCAGTCTTGCTGagggtttatcaatttcatcAATCTTTTCAGAACCAACCTTGggctttcttgatttttctctgttgtttgtgtgttttactaGTTTCTTGGtttctgctcttattttccttctttccacttATTCTGGGTTTCAGTTAgtcattttctagtttcttaagagGAATGCTCAGACCATCGATATtaagtctttcttcttttctgacatTCATTTAAAGCTATCAAGCTCCTCAAAGTACTGCTTTAGCTATGTTCCACAAGTTTTGATatgcttgtttttattattgttcagctcagaatattttcttttttaaatattttactggagtatagttgatttagaatgttgtgttagtttcaggtgtacagcaaagtgattcagttgtacatatacatatattccttctttttcagattcttttccattataggttattacaaggtattgaatatagttccctgtgctgtacagttggtccttgttggttatctatttcctatatagtagtgtgtatatgttaatcccaaactcctgatttatccctcccccacgtttcccctttggttaccataagtttgttttcgacatctgtgagtctgtttctattttgtaagttcatttgtaccatttcttaaaaattagattccacatatgagtgatatcatatgatacttgcctttctctgtctgactgacttcatttcatatgatcatctctaggtccatccatgttgctgcaactcagaatattttctaagtttcttTGTGACTTTGAGTCATGGGTtgttcagatttttcttctttttaagcaTTTAACCATGTAAGCATTTATAGGTATAAatttcccccagggctgcttttgctgcattctgtAAGTTTTGAtatttgtgtttgtatttcatttctctaggtattttcttatttcccttgtgatttcctctttcactcaTTTGTTATGTAAAAGTGTGTTATCTAATTTCTACAAATATGGACCCATgatttatttagaagtgtgttgcttaatttccaaTTAATAGTTATCATTCTGTTATTTATTCCTAATTTAATCCCATTCTGGCCAAAGAACACACTCTGTATGTTTTCAGTCATTTGGATGCATGGGCAGCACAGTAGGGATGGTTTGGCTGTGCtgtgttttgctaaaaatgcGCCTCATGCAGACAGACCTGTTGCCTGATAGTCACTGTGTGTTTCTGCcccgtttctttctttctttctttctttctaatatttatttatttatttatttatttatcttggctgtgctgggtcttagttgcgacacatggaatcttcgttgcagcatgtgggctcatggttgcagcacgcatgtgggatgtagttgcctgaccagggatcaaacctgggccccctgcattgggagcgcagagtcttacccactggacccccagggatgCCCCTGCCCACTCTCTTTCTCACTTGCCTGCGCACACGTAGGTCGGCCCCCAAGAGCTGTGCGGGGAGCAGCCTTGTACAGGTGCCACGTCCTGCACGTGTGCACGTTGCCTGGGTGGAATCGTAAGAGGGAAGCCTGTGGCCTGGTCAGGTGTCAGTGACTCCTCCCCAGAGCAGCGGGGCGAGTGTGTAGTGAGGGCTCCCCCTTCTCCACGTCATAACCAGCCAGCGTAACCCACAGGGCTTGTTACTATGGGCAACAGAAGAGGTGAAAACTCACTCCTAAAGTCAGAGTCTCACCACTTCAGTTTGCAATTCTTTTATTGAATGAGTCTGCatacaatttttccttttttttctttgtttgtttgtttgtttgtttgtttgccacacggtgtggcttgtgggatattagttccccgaccagggactgaacctaggccctcggcaatgaaagcatggaatcctaaccactgggcccccagggaattctcctgcatataattatctttctctttttcttttcttttttttttttgctgcgttgggtctttgtttctgcctgcaggtgttttctctctagttatggtgagcaggcgctactcctcattgtggtgtgtgggcttctgactgtggtggcgtctcttgttgcagagcacgagctctaggcacaagggcttcagtagttgtggcacatgggctcagtagttgtggctggcaggctctagagtgcaggctcaatagttacggCACACAGActttagttgcttcacagcatgtagaatcttcccagatcagggatcaaatccgtgacccctgcattggcaggcggattctcaaccactgcaccaccagggaagtcccaatcgtTGGTATCCTTAATTGTTAAACAAAATAGAGCTTTTAACAAAGTAAGAAGTACCATTGTAACGCATGTTGGCTTTTTTCTATATTAAGAAAAGCAGCTTACATCATATTTATTATGTCTATTATTATATCTGtgttttcccactttttaaaaaaatatttgttatgtggtatttttttcccaggcagaatttctttttttattaagtcaactgtcttttttttttttgtggccgcaccacgcggcatgtgggatcctaccCCAGCCAGGGACAGACCCAGGCCCCTGCGGCGGAAGCACAGAGCCACATCTACTGGGCGCTGGGCCCACACCATCTTGTCTTCTGAACATCTGGGTTGTCTTCCTTGCTTAGCAAAGTCCCCCAGTGAAGCAGGCCTTCCCAAGATTGTCAGAAATCACCCAGAATTTCCTTCTAGCCCTCTCATGCGCCCGTGTTCTGTGGTTAAGCCTTGACTGTGTGGAGTTTACATGAGTGTCCACCCAGCTGGCCCAGTGTTGTTTACGGAATTCAGCAAAGGTCAGCGCGGACACACGGGGgatgctggagggaggaggggcctgagccaggcagggagagagaggagcgGGGCGGGCCAGGGTCCCCTTGGGCTTCTCACTCATCCCCGGCACGTTCACTGGGGGCCTGCTGGGGGCCCAGCACTATCCCAGGACAGGGGAGGCAGTAGCCAGAAAGCAAACAAGGAAGCCTGTCTTGTCCAGCGTAAAGATGGATGACAGTAAATAAGAGGGCAGGTCAGGGACGTGCAGGCGGGGAGGCCGCGTCCGAGCAGAGTCCAGAAGGGAGAGCGAGCTGGCGGGGACCGGGCTCGGGCAGAGACGGCACAGGCCAGGGCCCAGATGCGAGCCCGCACCAGGGCTGCTGGGGGTCAGGGGGCCTGGTCCCGGAGCCCAGCGACAGACATGGGTGGGCTGGAGGCTGTGTGTGTAGGGCTGCCAAGGGGTTTGCCTGGGCACATCCATGGCCCCCACAGACACTCACCGAGGAGAGCAGAGGACACGCAAGATGGTCTTTGTCTCTTCAggcccccagggcagggaggctCCCTTGGCCCCCAGGGTCGGCAGTGGCCCCTCAGACCCCCAGGGTGCAGCCCCTTGGGCCTGGCTCTTGGCACGAGGAGGGCTCCGCCCAGAGTGACCCCCTGCCTACCCACCCAGCACTTGGCCACATTCATCATGGACAAGAGCGAGGCCATCGTGTCGGTGGAGGATGCCATCCGGAAGCTGGTGCAGCTGAGCTCCAAGGAGAAGATCTGGACACAGGAGATGCTCCTGCAGGTCAATGACCAGTCGCTGCGGCTGCTGGACGTGGAGTCCCAGGTACGCCCCGCAGGAGGGAGGGTGTTTGTCTGTCCTGCAAAGCAGGCAGAGGCAGCGGCCCAGACACGCTGTGGTGGGAGCGAGAGcaagaggagggcagggggcaggaagGACCAGGCCGGCCAGAGTCCAGGGGAGCCACATCACACGGGGCCACATCCACCTCGCCAGAGCCTCTCCGCCAGCTATACTGAGGTGGGGCCGGCTGTGTGGACATTGCCCAGTGGGGTCCGGGTCGGTGCCCATATCCAAGCCACATCCCCTTTCTGTGCGGTATCTATAGCGTGAATGCCACAGGCCAGGCCCATAGTCAGCCCATGTCCACGGTCCCGTGTCCATGGTGTCTGCTCCTCGGGTCGGCCCCGTGCCCGTGGCTGATCCCACATCCGTGTCCGGGACTCTCGCGTACGCCACGGCGAGCCTGGCCCCAGCCGCCCCTCCCACAGGAGGAGCTGGAGAACTTCCCGCTGCCCACTGTGCGGCACAGCCAGACAGTGCTGAACCAGCTGCGCTACCCGTCGGTGCTGCTGCTCGTGTGCCAGGACTCGGACCAGAGCAAGCCCGACGTCCACTTCTTCCACTGCGACGAGGTGGAGGTGAGAGGGCGCggcgggctggggcgggggcgcAGACCCCTACGCAGAGCCGGCCTGACGCCCCGTCCCCCCAGGCGGAGCTGGTGCACGAGGACATCGAGAGCGCGCTGGCCGACTGCCGCCTGGGGCAGAAGATGCGGCCGCAGACCCTCAAGTACGCGGGTcagaggggcggggggaggggccggggctgCGGCCAGGCTCAGCGGCCCTTCGTCCCACTTTAGGGGCCACCGGGAGAAGATCCGGCAGCGGCAGTCGGTCGTGCCCCCGCCCCAGGGCCCGGCCCCCATCCCCTTCCAGCACCACGGCGGGGACTCCCCTTCCTCCAAGAACCGAGTGGGCCTGCCGATGCCGCCCGGCGACCCAGGTGGGccgagggggcggggctgggctgcGGGCGGcagcagggcgggggtgggggcctcGGTCCGCAGCAGCTCTGCTCCCGTCCAGGCTTCCGCCGTCGGGAGTCGCAGGAGGAGGAGCCGCGGGCCCTGCTGGCTCAGAAGATCGAGAAGGAGACGGTGGGTCTCAGCACCGGCCCCCGCGGCCAGCCCCCAGCCAGGCCAGGGGCCAAGAGGCAGCAGGTGGGGGTGTCCCTGCAGTGGGTGGGGGCCCCGGAGGCTGACCCCTGCCCCGCCTCTGACCCCAGCAAATCCTCAACTGCGCCCTGGACGACATTGAGTGGTTCGTGGCTCGGCTGCAGAAGGCTGCTGAGGCTTTCAAGCAGCTGAACCAGCgcaagaagggaaagaagaaggggaagaaggggcCGGCAGGTgcggggaagggggtgggggcacagggcAGGGGAAGGGCATCAGGGTGGACACAGGAGTGAGGGGCAGAGTGGCCACGGAGCGGGAAAGGTGGGTCCCAGCGGGTGGGCAGCATCAGACTGAGGCCAGACCCACGGGGGGCAGTGACGGGCGGCCAggctcacccccccacccccgtccagAGGGCGTCCTCACGCTGCGGGCGCGGCCCCCCTCCGAGGCCGAGTTTGTTGACTGCTTCCAGAAGACCAAGCTGGCCATCAACCTGCTGGTGAGTGCAGCATCCCACCCCGTTCCTCTGAGCtgaccctgggggtggggggacccctTGTCCCCCGTGCCACCCCACCTGTCGGCCTGCTCCCCGCCCACAGGCCAAGCTGCAGAAGCACATCCAGAACCCTAGCGCGGCTGAGCTGGTGCACTTCCTCTTTGGGCCTCTGGACCTGgtgcctggggttggggggaggcaggggccagggtgggggagcGGGCACCTGGGGGGCTTGCCCCTGACTTGGGTGGGGGGAAGCAAGTGCCCTCcctgggcagtgggcagggccggCATCTGCACTCCGAGCAGTGAGCGTAGTGGGCCGGCCCGTGGGTGTCGCGGGCGGGCATGGGGGGAGGGCGTGTGGGTCTGACCCCACGCTGTGCCCCAGATCGTCAACACCTGTGGTGGCCCGGACATTGCTCGCTCCGTCTCCAGCCCCCTGCTCTCCCGCGACGCCGTGGGCTTCCTGCGTGGCCACCTGGTCCCCAAGGAGATGGCACTGTGGGAGTCCCTGGGAGAGACCTGGACACGCCCCCGGTAGGGCAGCGTGGGGCGCACACCAGGACGGGGTCCCACAGCGGGCGCGCTGGGCGTCCTGGGTGGGGCCGGCTCTGGTAGGTGGGCACGGCTCACCCCAGgacctcccaccccagctccgAGTGGCCACGGGAGCCGCAGGTGCCCCACTACGTGCCCAAGTTCCATAGTGGCTGGGAGCCACCCCTGGACGTGCTGCAGGAGGCCCCTTGGGAGGTGGAGGGGCTGGCGACCGCCCCTGCTGATGAGGTCAGAGCACCCGCAACCCCGCCCGCACTCCATCTCCACCCACTACCCTCACCGCAGACTtcctggcccagcccctgccGCCCACCAAGCCCCGGCTCCGCTTCCCCACAGCCAGCTCCAGTGAGCCGGACATCCTTTAGAAACTCCCAAAAGCACGGCCTTGCATCCGAGACCACGCCCCCGGGAGACGTCCTCCCCCAGGTCAGCTCCCCACATGCTCACAGGTAAGCTCCAGCTCAGTGAGGGCGTGCGATGCCCACCCTTCAGATCACAGGAGTTCGGCTATGGGTACACTGCCACCAGGTGGCGGCAAATGCCTTGCTCATGACCGTCAAAATAACGCTTTGCACTCTAGAGCTTGGTTTCCTTTCAACTTTGTTGTGTACAATTGGGAAACGTTGAAGGCATGCATAATTCCGCTACCTAATACAtcatctctttttctgtctccacATTTATGCTTTAGAATCATGGTTAGAAATTTACTAAACCACTGAACTTAAGTGGACTCACCGCTCCTGGTCACTCGTTGGGGCTGATTTTAGGCCCAGCCTCAGAGCAGGAGGGGGGAGACTGCAGGTCTGGGCAGGATGGgcctctctgcctctgctgcACACACTTCCACAGACTATGTCTCGAagccccagggcctgggggagtccccatccttctccccctcccctcctcctttctaTTCTCAGTCCTCTCCCAGGACCTGCCTGGGGAGCTCGTTACCCTCCAGACCCCAGGATTCAGtctcaggaggggagggggctggagtccATGTTTTAAACAAGTGTGCCCCCCTCCTTGCCCCACCAGCCTGATGCCTCTGGTGCCTGGCTGAGGGCCacctttaagaaatattttcatcctTTAACCTCTAGCCCCTGGCCGGTCCACCCTGGCCAGTCCTGACACTGCCCCCTGCCAGGGCCCCAGgggccaccccagccccagccccccccccccacttccccaggGTTCTGAGCCCTGCACCTGTATGAGGAGTGATCGGGGGCCAGACTGACCAGGAGGTATGCCCAGCACAGGTGAGAAGCGGCAGGCCTGCACACTGCACTGCCGGAGGGGCTCTGGCTCTGAAAGTGTCTGCCCTCCCCCGATGGTCAGCCACTTTCCAGGGGTGGCCTGTTGTTTCTCTGGTACACAACTGGCTCTGGGTCCCCAGGGGGGCTGGGCCTGGAGATGCCTAGGtggcctgggctggggcaggCCTTGCTGTGCCCACAGGCCCCTGCATCCCACCCGCCTCCGCTGACCCCCCCACACAGGGGACCCCAGACGCAACGGGGCTGTCACAGTTTCCATCCCAGCTGACAGCCGCAGCTTCAGCACCGCAGAACAGGAGGCAGCCACGcacgtgggaagctgctgcccccagccctgccccaggcccagaagagaccccagcccagccctgagcCTCAGCCCCTCCTGTTCCACACAGGGGTTACGAACCCACACCAGCCATGGCCAAGTACGTCAAGGTCCTCTACGACTTCACGGCCCGCAACGCGAACGAGCTGTCAGTGCTCAAGGACGAGGTCCTGgaggtgagtgggggtggggggcagcccaGAGGAGGGTCTGCCTGACCCTGGGTCTCCACTCTGGGTCCACAGCCTGGCACCCCCCGGCACAGACTCACTGAGGGGCCTCCCTGTCTCGGGGTTCTCAGAGAGGGCTCAAGGgcctctgggctgggctgggctccggCTAAAGGGTGGGGTGGGCCCTACCTTAACCAAGTGGGGGACCCCC includes:
- the EPS8L2 gene encoding epidermal growth factor receptor kinase substrate 8-like protein 2 isoform X4; translation: MQRKKYSNSNVIMHETSQYHVQHLATFIMDKSEAIVSVEDAIRKLVQLSSKEKIWTQEMLLQVNDQSLRLLDVESQEELENFPLPTVRHSQTVLNQLRYPSVLLLVCQDSDQSKPDVHFFHCDEVEAELVHEDIESALADCRLGQKMRPQTLKGHREKIRQRQSVVPPPQGPAPIPFQHHGGDSPSSKNRVGLPMPPGDPGFRRRESQEEEPRALLAQKIEKETQILNCALDDIEWFVARLQKAAEAFKQLNQRKKGKKKGKKGPAEGVLTLRARPPSEAEFVDCFQKTKLAINLLAKLQKHIQNPSAAELVHFLFGPLDLIVNTCGGPDIARSVSSPLLSRDAVGFLRGHLVPKEMALWESLGETWTRPRSEWPREPQVPHYVPKFHSGWEPPLDVLQEAPWEVEGLATAPADEPAPVSRTSFRNSQKHGLASETTPPGDVLPQVSSPHAHRGYEPTPAMAKYVKVLYDFTARNANELSVLKDEVLEVLEDDHQWWKLRNRSGQAGYVPGNILAETRLEDTTLEQGVKYWGPASPTHKLPPSFAGNKDELIQHMDEVNDELIKKISHIKAQPSRHFRVERSQPVHLPLTYESGPHEVRAWLEAKGFSARIVENLGILTGPQLFSLNKDELRKVCGEEGTRVYSQLTVQKAVLEKQPGGSELEELMTKFHCKSPRRAEEDS
- the EPS8L2 gene encoding epidermal growth factor receptor kinase substrate 8-like protein 2 isoform X1; its protein translation is MSQSGSVSCCPGAANGSLGRSDGVAKMSAKDLFEQRKKYSNSNVIMHETSQYHVQHLATFIMDKSEAIVSVEDAIRKLVQLSSKEKIWTQEMLLQVNDQSLRLLDVESQEELENFPLPTVRHSQTVLNQLRYPSVLLLVCQDSDQSKPDVHFFHCDEVEAELVHEDIESALADCRLGQKMRPQTLKGHREKIRQRQSVVPPPQGPAPIPFQHHGGDSPSSKNRVGLPMPPGDPGFRRRESQEEEPRALLAQKIEKETQILNCALDDIEWFVARLQKAAEAFKQLNQRKKGKKKGKKGPAEGVLTLRARPPSEAEFVDCFQKTKLAINLLAKLQKHIQNPSAAELVHFLFGPLDLIVNTCGGPDIARSVSSPLLSRDAVGFLRGHLVPKEMALWESLGETWTRPRSEWPREPQVPHYVPKFHSGWEPPLDVLQEAPWEVEGLATAPADEPAPVSRTSFRNSQKHGLASETTPPGDVLPQVSSPHAHRGYEPTPAMAKYVKVLYDFTARNANELSVLKDEVLEVLEDDHQWWKLRNRSGQAGYVPGNILAETRLEDTTLEQGVKYWGPASPTHKLPPSFAGNKDELIQHMDEVNDELIKKISHIKAQPSRHFRVERSQPVHLPLTYESGPHEVRAWLEAKGFSARIVENLGILTGPQLFSLNKDELRKVCGEEGTRVYSQLTVQKAVLEKQPGGSELEELMTKFHCKSPRRAEEDS
- the EPS8L2 gene encoding epidermal growth factor receptor kinase substrate 8-like protein 2 isoform X2, which encodes MSQSGGSLGRSDGVAKMSAKDLFEQRKKYSNSNVIMHETSQYHVQHLATFIMDKSEAIVSVEDAIRKLVQLSSKEKIWTQEMLLQVNDQSLRLLDVESQEELENFPLPTVRHSQTVLNQLRYPSVLLLVCQDSDQSKPDVHFFHCDEVEAELVHEDIESALADCRLGQKMRPQTLKGHREKIRQRQSVVPPPQGPAPIPFQHHGGDSPSSKNRVGLPMPPGDPGFRRRESQEEEPRALLAQKIEKETQILNCALDDIEWFVARLQKAAEAFKQLNQRKKGKKKGKKGPAEGVLTLRARPPSEAEFVDCFQKTKLAINLLAKLQKHIQNPSAAELVHFLFGPLDLIVNTCGGPDIARSVSSPLLSRDAVGFLRGHLVPKEMALWESLGETWTRPRSEWPREPQVPHYVPKFHSGWEPPLDVLQEAPWEVEGLATAPADEPAPVSRTSFRNSQKHGLASETTPPGDVLPQVSSPHAHRGYEPTPAMAKYVKVLYDFTARNANELSVLKDEVLEVLEDDHQWWKLRNRSGQAGYVPGNILAETRLEDTTLEQGVKYWGPASPTHKLPPSFAGNKDELIQHMDEVNDELIKKISHIKAQPSRHFRVERSQPVHLPLTYESGPHEVRAWLEAKGFSARIVENLGILTGPQLFSLNKDELRKVCGEEGTRVYSQLTVQKAVLEKQPGGSELEELMTKFHCKSPRRAEEDS